Below is a window of Roseivirga misakiensis DNA.
GAGTGTTCGAATCTTCTCACTAGTTGCCATTATAATCGGTTGTCTAGGACTATATGGTTTGGTTTCCTTTATGGCGACGAAAAGAACTAAGGAGATTGGAATTCGCAAAGTATTGGGTGCTTCATTCGGTCAGATTCTCTTTAGTTTCTCACGAAGGTTCTATGTACTTACCTTCATAGCCTTTTTGCTCAGCGCCCCACTAGCCTACAAGGCCATGGAAGTATGGTTGGATAATTACAAATACAGAATATCGTTGAGCTGGGAGCTCTTTGCCTTCGGTCTTCTAGTCACTTTTACTTTAACGTTGCTCACAGTGGGTTACATTTCGTTGAAAGCGGCAAGAACCAACCCGGCGGAAACACTCCAAATAGAGTAGGAGTGCTTAAGAGAGAATGTCCTTGATGCGGCTGAAAGAAATCTCTTCGAAACTTTTGATAACCAAGTCTGCCTTACGGTAGTCTTGGTTTTTTGAATGTATACTCTCAAAACCAATGCAAAAGAGCTCAGCGCTTTTAGCAGCTTCAATGCCATTTGTGGCATCTTCTATCACCAAACATTCTGAACGCTCAAACCCTGTGGCTTGAGTAGCCTTGACAAAGATTTCAGGATGTGGTTTTGAAGCCTTCAGATCGGCACCACTGAGTTTGGCCTTGAAATATTTGTTGAGATCAAAACGATCGAAAATCCTGTTGATGGTCTGCATAGAAGCAGAAGATGCTAGAACGAGTGTCAAACCGTTTTGGTGGTAGTCCTCAATGATATTTCTGACTCCTTTAATGAGGTCAAATGTTTTGTCAGTTTTGAAGATTACATCGAAATGCTGTCGCTTGATGGCCACCATTTCTGTGGCCGAATGCTTCAACTGAAATATCTCGATCAGTTCGCGACAGACATTAATGGTCGACTTGCCCCTCAATGTATCATATAGTTCATCGGAAACGACAATACCAACCTCTTTAAACATGGCGTAGTATGCCTTTTGATGCAGCGGTTCACTGTCAATAATGACTCCATCCATATCAAATATTACAGCTTTCAGCATGTTATTTCTTTAGCGCGAAGATATAGGTTTTGGATAACTCTGAAGCAGGAGGTTTTTTAGGACTCGAGCCAAGTCTTAAATGGAACAGCCTTCGTTTTACTGATTGCAAGTTCTTCCTTTGGTGCTGGACTCAACTTGATTTTTAACTTCCTGTTAAAGTGTTGTGAAGCCGATTGCACCGATTTTCTCGATATGATAAACTGTCTATTGGCCCTAAAGAAAAGTTCGGGATCGATTTGACTACTAATTCTCTCTAGAGTTTGATCTATTTGATACTTGTCTCCTCGATGTGTTAAGCAATAAACCATTTCGTTTTCCAATTGAAAATAGGCGATATCTAAAATTGAAAGCGGAATGATTTGGTCTCGATAATAGACTAATAGGTTTTGTTTATAGCGCCTTGACGCTGTTTTCCGTAATTCAGTGATGGTTGCTAACAACTCATGATAGGTCGAAGTTTTGTTGGCATAAATCGTGTGGAATTTGTCTAAGGCTGCCTTCAGAGCCTCCTTTTCGATCGGTTTGAGCAGATAGTCTACACTGTTTACTTTGAAGGCTTTTAAAGCATATTCGTCGTAGGCTGAAGTGAATATTATGGGAAAATGGATTTCTATTTGCTCAAAAATTTCAAACGAATCACCGTCTGCCAGTCTAATATCAAAGAAACCAAGGTCTGGTTTAACGTTCGACTTTATCCAGTCAACACTTTCTTTTACACTTTCTACAATGGCAAGAATTTCTATTTCCTGATTAATAGAAAGTAATATGTCGCAAAGATTTTGCGCACCACCTTGTTCGTCTTCAACGATCAATACTTTCACAACAATGGAATTTTGACCTTAAACGTTTCTTCAGTTTTTAAGATAATAATATCTCTTTCAGCAATAAGTCGATAGCGTTCTTTTAGATTCGATAGCCCTAAACCTAAACCATCTGATGCGGGTTTCTCTTGTAAGTTGTTCTCAACACAAATCATTTTGCCATCACTATAGACACTAATCGTGAGAGGTTTGTCTTTTGTGATGATATTATGTTGTGTTGCATTTTCAACCAGTAACTGAATAGACATAGGAGGGACTTTCTCTAATAGATGTTCGTCACTCACGTCGAACTGACACTTCAACTTTTCACCAAAACGTTTGTTCAAAACGAACAAATAAGATTTTACAAAATCTAATTCTGCATTTAAGTTGACCAATTCTTCTCTTTTACTGGCTAAGGTATATCGATAAGTATTGGATAGAGCTTGGATAAATTCGAGGCCGGCTTCCTTATGTTCGTTTCTAACAATACTACTCAAAGAGCTAAGTGTATTAAAGAAGAAATGTGGGCTGATTTGTTCTTTTAAGGCAGCTAACTCTGCATTTGATTTCTCCTCTTTAAGCTGAATCTTTTCAACTTCAGACCGCCTTAATTTGCGCCATAAAATTAAGAAATAGGCCTCTGCTATAGCAATTAAGGCAATAGGTAGGTTATTCCAAATGTAATATTCTAGCGCTATTTCTTTCTTGATGGTAATGAAGTTTTCGCTGCTATATAAGTCTTGGATATAAGTAAGTCCGAAAAAAAGAAGCAATGTCAATAAAATGATTATTGAGACATTTAGGGTAAGTGGCCAAGTCGTTTTGGCTAAATGATCCTTCCATCGGAAATGAAATATTCCAAGTAATTGGAAAAGGATGAAATGGGTAACAATCGAAAGTACGCCAAATTGTAAACGTTTTTGCGAGATAATACCCTGCGTAGTGAAGTCGTCTGAGAAGGCCCACTTGAAAGTACCAAGATTCAATAATACTGTAATAATTACTCCTGAGATTACTATCAATGCTACTGACCAATCCTTTGTGCGCCGCATGTTATCTAAATCTATAGGCTAGTGTGAGCATAAAGTATTGACCAATTGTATTCCATTCCGTTTGAGAAAGGAAATTTCCCGTACTTATTCGCTGAAAACCTTGATACTTATTCAGTAGGTCAAAAGTGCTGATGCCAATTGTCGCTTTTTCGGCTTGTAGAAACCCATAGCTTACACTGGCAGAAATCAGCGGAATGGTCACTGATTCATCGAAACTTTGTGCATTAAAGTTTGTCACGTTAGCATTAGCCGTAAAATTCCATTTTTTGGTAGGTGTATATCTTAAACTAGAAAAGTAACTGATATTGAAGAAGTTATCATCTGATATTTCAGCGATGGAAAAGTCATACTGCGTATAATTGATTGTGCCGCCAAAGTTGATTCTTACCTTTTCCTTACTTCTATTTTCAAAACTCATTGTGAGACTATGATTGAAAGTACTTGTTTCGTTTTCCTGACCGTTAACGAGGGTAAATCCGTTCGTCCAATTTTCTAAAACCGATACACTATAATTGAGCCCTAAAGATCTTATTGGGGCCGATAATTCAGCATTCAAAGCGAGCAGTGTTTGTCCATCTGTATTGACAGGGGTAGTAGTCTGAATCAATTGATCATTGACAGTGACTGAGTTATTGATTTTGTTATTGGTATAATTCCCCATAGCCCGGATAAAAAAGGAGGTAAAAGAAAACTCATCAAAAACAGACCATAAGAAGCTTACATTATGACTAAATTCTGGTCTTAGATCGAAATTTCCTTGATAAATGTTGACTTGGTTCAGGTTGTTCTCAACTGGAAATAGTTGATTGGGGCTTGGGAAGTTAGCATTTGTATTATACCTAAATTCTATTCTTCTACCGCTTCTATATTGATTCCGATAGATTAATCTTGGGGTAAAGAATAAATATTCTGGCGACTCGCCGATCGTATTACTGAGCGATTTTTCGAAGCGGGTGCCTCTGGCGCCCAGCGAGAAATTAACAACGAATTTACTAGTGGCTCTGCGTAATGTAAACGTTGGTTTAAGTGTCGTTTCTAGGGTGTTGAAGGCCGGAATATTAATGCCAACTAGTTCATTCCGGTCATTAAATGTACCTTCTTCTCTGTTTAGGTTTCTTTTGTTTGAAGAAATTGTAATGCCAAGGTCCGTCGACCAGTAGTTATTTAT
It encodes the following:
- a CDS encoding HAD family hydrolase, which encodes MLKAVIFDMDGVIIDSEPLHQKAYYAMFKEVGIVVSDELYDTLRGKSTINVCRELIEIFQLKHSATEMVAIKRQHFDVIFKTDKTFDLIKGVRNIIEDYHQNGLTLVLASSASMQTINRIFDRFDLNKYFKAKLSGADLKASKPHPEIFVKATQATGFERSECLVIEDATNGIEAAKSAELFCIGFESIHSKNQDYRKADLVIKSFEEISFSRIKDILS
- a CDS encoding LytR/AlgR family response regulator transcription factor, producing MKVLIVEDEQGGAQNLCDILLSINQEIEILAIVESVKESVDWIKSNVKPDLGFFDIRLADGDSFEIFEQIEIHFPIIFTSAYDEYALKAFKVNSVDYLLKPIEKEALKAALDKFHTIYANKTSTYHELLATITELRKTASRRYKQNLLVYYRDQIIPLSILDIAYFQLENEMVYCLTHRGDKYQIDQTLERISSQIDPELFFRANRQFIISRKSVQSASQHFNRKLKIKLSPAPKEELAISKTKAVPFKTWLES
- a CDS encoding sensor histidine kinase produces the protein MRRTKDWSVALIVISGVIITVLLNLGTFKWAFSDDFTTQGIISQKRLQFGVLSIVTHFILFQLLGIFHFRWKDHLAKTTWPLTLNVSIIILLTLLLFFGLTYIQDLYSSENFITIKKEIALEYYIWNNLPIALIAIAEAYFLILWRKLRRSEVEKIQLKEEKSNAELAALKEQISPHFFFNTLSSLSSIVRNEHKEAGLEFIQALSNTYRYTLASKREELVNLNAELDFVKSYLFVLNKRFGEKLKCQFDVSDEHLLEKVPPMSIQLLVENATQHNIITKDKPLTISVYSDGKMICVENNLQEKPASDGLGLGLSNLKERYRLIAERDIIILKTEETFKVKIPLL